A part of Criblamydia sequanensis CRIB-18 genomic DNA contains:
- a CDS encoding ABC transporter ATP-binding protein produces the protein MSDKPSLLQASRLYKKFPIYSGIIRHEVASVKAVSNVSFEIKEKEVVGLVGESGSGKSTLARMVAGLIEPTSGEIYFEGKNIQSLTPAEKSFFRRNTQMVFQDPYASLNPRKTISETISEGILLLKLASNKDEARSLSLEALHKVGLSEEALDKYPHEFSGGQQQRICIGRSIALKPKLLISDESLSALDVSYQAQILNLFNDLKEELKLSYLFIAHDLELVKHISDKVIVLYLGKVMECASSDELFSNPKHPYTQALLSAVPKRHPSEEKSRILLEGEIPSPVHPPSGCPFRTRCPYAQKICEETPPKREVFDKGTEKMDHTYHCILP, from the coding sequence ATGTCTGACAAGCCGTCTTTATTGCAAGCAAGCCGCCTCTATAAAAAATTTCCTATTTACTCAGGAATCATTAGACATGAGGTCGCTTCTGTAAAAGCTGTTTCCAACGTCAGCTTTGAGATAAAAGAAAAAGAGGTCGTTGGTTTAGTAGGTGAGTCAGGATCCGGGAAAAGCACTCTTGCAAGAATGGTTGCCGGGCTTATAGAACCGACATCCGGAGAAATATATTTTGAAGGAAAAAATATTCAATCCCTTACCCCGGCAGAAAAGTCTTTTTTTAGAAGAAATACGCAAATGGTTTTTCAAGATCCGTATGCGTCGTTAAATCCGAGAAAAACTATATCCGAAACAATTAGCGAAGGCATATTGCTTCTAAAGCTTGCAAGTAATAAAGATGAAGCAAGATCTCTTTCTTTAGAAGCCCTTCATAAAGTCGGTTTAAGTGAAGAAGCGCTCGATAAATACCCTCATGAATTTTCAGGGGGACAACAGCAGCGTATTTGCATCGGCAGATCGATTGCCCTAAAGCCAAAATTGCTTATTTCAGATGAATCGCTATCGGCCCTTGATGTTTCCTATCAAGCTCAGATCTTAAATTTATTTAACGATTTGAAAGAAGAGCTTAAGCTAAGCTATCTTTTTATTGCTCATGACCTTGAGCTTGTGAAACATATCTCTGACAAAGTTATTGTCCTCTACCTTGGCAAGGTTATGGAATGCGCCTCTTCTGACGAGTTGTTTTCAAATCCAAAACACCCTTATACTCAAGCTCTTCTCTCGGCTGTGCCAAAAAGGCATCCTTCGGAGGAAAAAAGCCGGATTTTACTTGAAGGCGAAATCCCCTCTCCCGTCCATCCGCCAAGCGGGTGCCCTTTTAGGACAAGATGTCCTTACGCACAAAAAATTTGCGAGGAAACGCCTCCAAAAAGAGAAGTGTTTGATAAAGGGACCGAAAAAATGGATCACACATACCATTGCATTTTGCCTTAA
- a CDS encoding ABC transporter ATP-binding protein — protein MEESILKVRDLTVELSIQGKNYAVVDNMNFDLIRGKTLALVGESGCGKSLTALSLMRILPTPPALPSKGEILYKGENLTQVSEKRMRSIRGGKMAMIFQDPLSSLNPVYSIGDQLLEVVEIHLSLKGEQAYLKIIESLKQVGIPNPEERIFDYPHQLSGGMRQRVMIAMALLCKPDILIADEPTTALDVTIQAQVLELIRKLQKEEGMALLLITHDMGIVAELADSVVVMYASQKIEEGTSFDIFDHMAHPYTQGLFKSRPSLSTSRDTRLPAIKGSVPPITHYPTGCRFHPRCPFKMPKCVSHAPPSFKAPGGPLHHARCWLLDGTEESQKKLEGGNHV, from the coding sequence ATGGAAGAATCCATATTAAAAGTAAGAGACTTGACAGTTGAGCTTTCCATACAAGGGAAAAATTATGCTGTCGTCGATAATATGAATTTTGACTTAATTCGCGGCAAAACTTTGGCGCTTGTCGGGGAGTCAGGCTGCGGAAAATCCCTAACCGCTTTATCTTTAATGCGAATTCTTCCAACTCCTCCGGCACTCCCTTCAAAAGGAGAGATTCTTTACAAAGGAGAAAATCTAACCCAAGTTTCCGAAAAAAGAATGAGATCCATTCGCGGCGGAAAAATGGCCATGATTTTCCAAGACCCTTTAAGTTCTCTAAACCCGGTATATTCCATTGGAGATCAACTTCTGGAAGTGGTTGAAATACATCTTTCGTTAAAAGGCGAGCAAGCTTATCTCAAAATTATTGAATCTTTAAAACAAGTGGGGATTCCAAACCCTGAAGAGCGTATTTTTGATTACCCCCACCAACTATCGGGCGGTATGAGACAAAGGGTCATGATTGCCATGGCGCTTCTTTGCAAACCGGACATTCTTATTGCAGATGAGCCGACAACAGCCCTTGATGTCACAATTCAAGCTCAAGTCCTCGAATTAATTCGAAAGCTTCAAAAAGAAGAAGGCATGGCTTTACTTCTCATTACCCATGACATGGGAATTGTAGCTGAACTTGCAGACTCAGTCGTTGTGATGTATGCTTCCCAAAAAATTGAAGAAGGAACTTCTTTCGATATCTTCGATCATATGGCTCACCCCTATACGCAAGGGCTGTTTAAATCAAGGCCAAGCCTTTCGACTTCAAGGGACACAAGACTTCCTGCCATTAAAGGTTCCGTGCCGCCCATCACCCATTACCCGACAGGCTGTCGGTTTCACCCAAGATGCCCTTTTAAAATGCCAAAATGTGTTAGCCATGCCCCCCCTTCGTTTAAAGCCCCCGGCGGGCCACTCCATCATGCAAGGTGTTGGCTTCTTGATGGGACAGAAGAAAGCCAAAAAAAATTAGAGGGCGGGAATCATGTCTGA
- a CDS encoding TIGR00153 family protein, with amino-acid sequence MDKIADCVYHLVKMYEALANNNEKEVLDLADLISHLEHQADLIKNDIRNHLPKSLFLPVDKSHLLELLSLQDGIADAAEDAAVLTTLKPIVFLDTFKDEFFSFLQKNIETFDEVRLIINEMHDLLEASFGGAEAEKVSSFVDRVAYKEHEADLIQRQLLKKLFASENEMTYTTFHVWQRSIEAIGGISNLSERLALRVRRMLEIK; translated from the coding sequence ATGGATAAAATTGCAGATTGTGTTTATCACCTCGTCAAAATGTATGAGGCGTTAGCCAATAATAATGAAAAAGAGGTCTTAGACTTAGCAGACCTTATTTCCCATCTTGAACATCAAGCGGACCTTATTAAAAATGATATAAGAAATCATTTACCGAAAAGCCTTTTTCTTCCTGTCGATAAAAGCCATTTGCTTGAGCTTTTAAGTTTGCAGGACGGGATCGCAGATGCAGCTGAAGATGCAGCGGTTTTAACAACTTTAAAACCGATTGTTTTTTTAGATACCTTTAAAGATGAATTTTTTAGCTTTTTACAAAAAAATATCGAGACCTTTGATGAGGTAAGACTCATTATCAACGAAATGCATGATCTTTTGGAGGCCTCTTTTGGCGGTGCAGAAGCTGAAAAAGTGAGTTCATTTGTGGATAGGGTGGCGTATAAAGAGCATGAAGCGGATTTAATTCAAAGACAGCTTTTAAAAAAGCTTTTTGCATCCGAGAATGAAATGACCTACACCACTTTCCATGTTTGGCAAAGATCCATTGAAGCTATTGGGGGAATTTCCAATTTATCAGAAAGGCTCGCCCTGAGGGTAAGAAGAATGTTAGAAATAAAATAG
- a CDS encoding inorganic phosphate transporter → MDHEIILITLVALAGLYMAWNIGANDVANAMGTSVGSGSLTLRQAVFIAAVLEFTGALLFGSHVSDTIQQGIVNPSIFAFEPMNFVKGMLASLIAAGIWLQIASYYGWPVSTTHSIIGAIVGFGAIVGGLDAIYWKNVFFIATSWILSPILGGIVGYLVFIWLRKVVFYASSPIAATKKIVPWLVLIFLGTISLIIMFGGLKNLNIHLNLVESIFFSLLLGSIGAFIAFFLVKDLPNKKIGASLKPDTSQEAIQDLEKAKKYLFAAREKTKGSTSYQVGIALDELEHLSHSMEQDDQATPSEYELVEKVFGYLQIMSASFMAFAHGANDVANAIGPVAAAFVVLKTGKIPTSSMAIPIWILALGGLGIVAGLATWGWRVIETIGKKLTELTPSRGFAAEFGAALTIVFASRLGLPISTTHTLVGAVLGIGLARGIEALDLSTTRDIVVSWIVTVPAGALISIAVYYLLLFIPT, encoded by the coding sequence ATGGATCACGAAATAATACTTATCACTTTAGTCGCTTTGGCAGGCCTTTATATGGCCTGGAATATTGGCGCAAATGATGTCGCGAATGCCATGGGCACCTCTGTTGGATCAGGCTCTTTAACTCTAAGACAAGCCGTCTTTATTGCAGCGGTTCTTGAATTTACAGGAGCCCTTCTTTTTGGCTCGCATGTTTCAGATACGATTCAGCAAGGGATTGTGAATCCCTCCATTTTTGCTTTTGAGCCCATGAACTTTGTAAAAGGCATGTTGGCTTCATTAATAGCGGCTGGAATTTGGCTTCAAATAGCTTCTTACTATGGCTGGCCGGTATCTACGACTCATTCGATCATAGGAGCGATTGTAGGATTCGGAGCGATAGTTGGCGGCTTGGATGCCATTTATTGGAAAAATGTTTTCTTTATTGCCACAAGCTGGATTTTATCGCCTATTCTTGGCGGGATAGTTGGGTATCTTGTCTTCATTTGGTTAAGAAAAGTTGTTTTTTATGCTTCCAGTCCTATTGCAGCCACCAAAAAAATAGTTCCTTGGCTTGTTTTAATTTTTCTTGGCACCATTTCGCTCATAATTATGTTTGGCGGGCTAAAGAATTTGAATATCCACTTAAACTTGGTAGAATCCATTTTTTTTAGTCTTTTATTAGGATCTATCGGCGCATTTATCGCTTTTTTCCTTGTAAAAGACCTTCCGAATAAAAAAATTGGGGCTTCTCTAAAGCCTGACACAAGTCAAGAAGCCATTCAAGACCTTGAAAAAGCCAAAAAGTACCTTTTCGCCGCCCGCGAAAAAACCAAAGGGTCTACATCATATCAAGTGGGGATAGCCCTTGATGAATTAGAGCATTTATCGCATTCCATGGAGCAAGATGACCAAGCAACGCCTTCTGAATATGAGCTTGTTGAAAAAGTATTCGGCTACCTTCAAATTATGAGCGCCTCTTTTATGGCTTTTGCTCATGGCGCGAATGATGTCGCGAATGCCATAGGACCTGTTGCTGCAGCTTTTGTTGTTTTAAAAACAGGTAAAATACCTACCTCCAGTATGGCAATCCCTATATGGATTTTAGCCCTAGGAGGGCTAGGCATAGTAGCCGGCCTTGCTACTTGGGGATGGCGTGTGATTGAAACTATAGGAAAAAAATTGACCGAGTTGACCCCTTCCAGAGGCTTTGCGGCGGAATTCGGCGCGGCTTTGACAATTGTCTTTGCTTCAAGGCTCGGTCTTCCTATTTCTACAACCCACACACTAGTTGGAGCGGTTTTAGGCATCGGCCTTGCAAGGGGAATTGAAGCGCTTGATCTAAGCACTACAAGAGATATCGTAGTCTCTTGGATAGTCACGGTGCCGGCCGGGGCTTTAATATCAATTGCGGTTTACTATCTTTTGTTGTTTATACCAACTTAA